Below is a window of Escherichia coli DSM 30083 = JCM 1649 = ATCC 11775 DNA.
GATATCGGTAGAGTTAATATTGAGCAGATCCCCGGTGAAGGATTTAACCGTGTTATCTCGTTGGAGATATTCATGGCGTATTTTGGATGATAACGAGGCGCAAAAAATGAAAAAGACAGCTATCGCGATTGCAGTGGCACTGGCTGGTTTCGCTACCGTAGCGCAGGCCGCTCCGAAAGATAACACCTGGTACACTGGTGCTAAACTGGGCTGGTCCCAGTACCATGACACTGGTTTCATCAACAACAATGGTCCGACCCATGAAAACCAACTGGGCGCTGGTGCTTTTGGTGGTTACCAGGTTAACCCGTATGTTGGCTTTGAAATGGGTTATGACTGGTTAGGTCGTATGCCATACAAAGGCAGCGTTGAAAACGGTGCATATAAAGCTCAGGGCGTTCAGCTGACCGCTAAACTGGGTTACCCAATCACTGACGATCTGGACGTATACACTCGTCTGGGTGGTATGGTATGGCGTGCAGACACTAAATCCAACGTTTATGGTAAAAACCACGACACCGGCGTTTCTCCGGTCTTCGCTGGCGGTGTTGAGTATGCGATCACTCCTGAAATCGCTACCCGTCTGGAATACCAGTGGACCAACAACATCGGTGACGCACACACCATCGGCACTCGTCCGGACAACGGCATGCTGAGCCTGGGTGTTTCCTACCGTTTCGGTCAGGGCGAAGCAGCTCCAGTAGTTGCTCCGGCTCCAGCTCCGGCACCGGAAGTACAGACCAAGCACTTCACTCTGAAGTCTGACGTTCTGTTCACCTTCAACAAAGCAACCCTGAAACCGGAAGGTCAGGCTGCTCTGGATCAGCTGTACAGCCAGCTGAGCAACCTGGATCCGAAAGACGGTTCCGTAGTTGTTCTGGGTTACACTGACCGCATCGGTTCTGACGCTTATAACCAGGCTCTGTCCGAGCGTCGTGCTCAGTCCGTTGTTGATTACCTGATCTCTAAAGGTATCCCGGCAGACAAAATCTCCGCACGTGGTATGGGCGAATCCAACCCGGTTACTGGCAACACCTGTGACAACGTGAAACAGCGTGCTGCACTGATCGATTGCCTGGCTCCGGATCGTCGCGTAGAGATCGAAGTTAAAGGCATCAAAGACGTTGTAACTCAGCCGCAGGCTTAAGTTCTCGTCTGGTAGAAAAACCCCGCAGCTGCGGGGTTTTTTTTTCGCCTTTAGTAAATTGAACTGACTTTTGACAGTTATTCCTTACCCAGCAATGCCTGCAGATCCTGCTTCAAAGAAGACATTTTATTCGCGTATTTCTCTTTGTTTTCCGCATCTTCAATCAGCTGAACAATCGTTTCAGAAAGCGTTTTACCGCGACGCTGCGCAAGGCCAGCCAGACGTTGCCAGACGATAAATTCCAGATCGATCGATTTTTTGCGCGTATGCTGGTGTTCTGCATTAAAATGGCGCTTCCGTCTGGCCCGAATGGTCTGCTTCATGCGATTGACCAGTTCCGGATTCATATGCTTGTCAATCCAACCATTTACCAGCACGGGTTCATTTTCCAGCGAGAGCAACTCATCGACGGCTTCCTGGGCGGCACTGGCTTCTATGTAACGGGTGATTAACTCCCCTTCGCGGTGCTTCTTCACCAGATACTTCCATTTCCAACCGCTTTCAAGATTTTCAAGTTGTTGATATTTCATAGCGATCTCAATGTTACCGTGTAACTCTTTACAGAATATCAGCTTTTTAGGCCAGTGAAGAAAAGAATCTCCATCCTGTGAGCTTTAACGCCCATGCCAGGAGTATTGTCGTTGCTTTCTACGTGTGCTGCAGTGCCGGTTACGGTATAATCGCGGCTTTGACAACAGACTAAAAAACATCAACTTTGACCATTACGAAACTTGCATGGCGTGACCTGGTTCCTGATACCGATAGCTATCAGGAAATATTTGCTCAGCCACATTTGATTGACGAAAACGATCCTTTATTCAGTGATACTCAACCGCGACTGCAATTTGCGCTGGAGCAGTTGCTGCATACGCGAGCATCCTCCTCTTTTATGCTGGCGAAGGCCCCGGAAGAGTCTGAGTATCTGAATCTTATTGCTGATGCCGCGCGTACGCTACAAAGCGATGCAGGCCAACTGGTGGGCGGTCACTATGAGGTTTCCGGCCACACCATCCGCTTACGTCACGCAGTGAGTGCAGATGATAATTTTGCGACTTTAACGCAAGTTGTCGCTGCCGACTGGGTAGAAGCAGAGCAACTCTTTGGCTGCCTGCGTCAGTTTAATGGCGATATTACCCTGCAGCCTGGTCTGGTGCATCAGGCAAATGGCGGTATTCTCATCATCTCTTTGCGTACACTGCTGGCGCAACCTCTGCTGTGGATGCGGCTGAAAAATATCGTTAACCGCGAGCGTTTTGACTGGGTTGCGTTTGATGAGTCGCGCCCTCTCCCCGTCTCTGTGCCTTCGATGCCATTGAAGCTGAAAGTCATTCTGGTAGGCGAACGCGAATCATTGGCTGATTTCCAGGAGATGGAGCCAGAGCTTTCAGAGCAGGCTATTTATAGCGAATTTGAAGATACTCTGCAGATTGTCGATGCGGAGTCAGTAAGCCAGTGGTGTCGCTGGGTGACATTTACCGCCAGACATAATCACTTACCAGCACCGGGAGCGGATGCCTGGCCGGTACTTATCCGCGAAGCAGCACGCTACACTGGTGAACAAGAAACACTTCCGCTTAGCCCGCAGTGGATCCTCCGCCAGTGTCAAGAGGTCGCCTCCCTGTGTGATGGCGACACCTTCTCCGGCGAGCAGCTAAACTTAATGCTACAGCAGCGTGAATGGCGCGAAGGTTTCCTCGCTGAACGCATGCAGGATGAGATCCTTCAGGAGCAAATCCTGATAGAAACCGAAGGCGAACGCATCGGGCAAATTAACGCCCTTTCGGTCATTGAATTTCCGGGTCATCCACGCGCTTTTGGCGAACCTTCTCGCATTAGCTGCGTTGTGCATATTGGCGATGGTGAATTCACCGACATCGAACGCAAAGCGGAGCTTGGCGGCAATATCCATGCGAAAGGGATGATGATCATGCAAGCGTTCCTGATGTCGGAACTACAGCTTGAGCAACAGATCCCCTTCTCAGCATCGCTGACATTTGAGCAGTCATACAGTGAAGTGGATGGCGATAGTGCCTCGATGGCTGAACTCTGCGCCCTGATAAGCGCCCTCGCCGATGTGCCGGTGAATCAGAGTATCGCTATCACAGGTTCAGTCGATCAGTTCGGTCGCGCCCAGCCAGTCGGTGGTTTAAATGAGAAAATCGAAGGCTTCTTTGCTATTTGCCAGCAACGTGAGTTAACGGGGAAACAAGGTGTCATTATCCCCACAGCTAACGTTCGCCATTTAAGTCTTCACAGTGAACTGGTGAAAGCGGTAGAAGAAGACAAATTCACCATCTGGGCAGTAGACGATGTGACTGACGCACTGCCGTTATTATTAAATCTGGTGTGGGATGGCGAAGGCCAAACGACGCTGATGCAAACCATCCAGGAACGTATCGCACAAGCATCGCAACAGGAAGGACGTCACCGTTTTCCATGGCCATTACGTTGGCTGAACTGGTTTATTCCGAACTGATCGGACTTGTTCAGCGTACACGTGTTAGCTATCCTGCGTGCTTCAATAAAATAAGGCTTACAGAGAACATGGTAGATAAACGCGAATCCTATACAAAAGAAGACCTTCTTGCCTCTGGTCGCGGTGAACTGTTTGGCGCTAAAGGCCCGCAATTGCCAGCACCAAACATGCTGATGATGGACCGTGTGGTCAAAATGACCGAAACGGGTGGTAACTTCGACAAAGGGTATGTTGAAGCAGAGCTGGATATCAATCCGGATCTGTGGTTCTTCGGATGCCACTTTATCGGCGATCCGGTTATGCCGGGATGCCTGGGCCTGGACGCAATGTGGCAGCTGGTAGGGTTCTACCTCGGCTGGCTGGGCGGCGAAGGTAAAGGTCGCGCGCTGGGCGTAGGTGAAGTGAAATTCACAGGCCAGGTGCTGCCGACGGCGAAAAAAGTGACCTATCGTATTCACTTTAAACGCATAGTTAACCGTCGTCTGATTATGGGCCTGGCTGATGGCGAAGTGCTGGTTGATGGTCGTTTGATCTATACCGCCAACGACCTGAAAGTAGGTCTGTTCCAGGATACGTCTGCATTCTGATTTTAATCAGACAGAGTATATAAAGGCGAAACCTCCGCAATGCGGAGGTTTCTTTTTAAAGAGACAGAATCAGGCCATTACTACCCTGTCCGCCATGGCTTCTCGCCAGCCTCCCAGCCATTGTGACCTTTGATTCAGCGTCTGATAGGGACACATTTCTTTTGAGCGTCCGGCGATGCCGGCCTGATAACCACGTTGATGTGCCCGTTCCAGGCGATCTCGTTTTTGTCTCTTCATGCCTCGTTTCCCTCATACTGGTTTCTGGTGGAAAAGAAAACAGTGATTACTAAATATGCAATCACAGTTAAGCAATACCGCGAATCATAACTGCCGTCAATGCGCAAAATTCACGCCACTGTCATATTTGTGAGCTACACGGGCATGTCGGTTGTACAAAAAATGTGAAGAGGAACAACTTTTTCCGCACGTTAGAAACAAAAAAACCGCCTCAGGCAACATACCGGAGACGGTTATATTTACAAATCTTTATGATTAAGGTAGACGCTTTATCTCTTGCGCAATAGAAGCGGCTTCCTGACTCCAGACACTGGCCAGCACTTTAACCATCTCATCGTAACCATCCTGAGTTTGCACTCCTTCCAGACGGAACGGACGTTTGATCAGTTGTCCCTGGTGGTTCAACAGCCACTCACCACTGACAATGACCTTGCCATCATAGCGACCGTTAAACTCCGTGACGGTAACATTGAGCGTGTCCTGGGCGCTTCCCAGAGGCTGGGAGGCAACCACCCAGCCGGGTAGTTGCGTACTCAGGTTGGCAACCAGGGTGTTGCGCAACTGTTGATCCAACGGGCTGGCCCACAGGTTGTTGTTGGCAATCACATACTTCACATCACTGGTTTGATAAACCACACCATTCCCCGCCAGATAGTCAGGAACAGCGACCTGCTCAACCCATAACAGGCGATTACCCTGGCTGGCGGTGCTTTGTGTACCGCTCTGCACCACAGGTAACTGGTAATAGTTTTTATTAATTTCGCCGGAGCTGCATCCGGCCAGCCACAGTGCCGCAATCGTCACTAGCCACTTTTTCATTGTTTCGCCCTCTTCGGCTCTGGATCTTTTTTGTCCTTCGCTTCAAATACCAGCGCGTTACTCTTCTCGTTGAGCGTTTTCAGCACCGGTTGCAGTTCTCGCAACACCTGATCAAGGCGCTGCATATCCGCCACCATCTTGTTGTAGGCTGCGGAACCAGGCTGGAAGCCCTGCATGCTGCGATTCAATTCACGCAACGTTGACTGCATATCCGTCGGTAACTGCTGCATCGACTGGCTGGCAAGGATCTTGTTCATGCTATCCAGCGTCGTTTGCAGGTTTTTCATTGTGCGCTGACTTTCAGAAAGCGTACTGGTTGCCTGTTCAATCATCGGATTCAGTGGCAGTTTGTTGATCTTATCCAACGCTTCCATCAGTCGTTGCTGGATTTGCGCCAGGCCGCCGCTGACGGTCGGGATAATCTGATAACCATTAAATTCACGAATACCGGTTATTGCAGGCGTATTTGGATAGAAATCGAGATCAACATACAGTGCGCCAGTGACCAGGTTTCCGGTTTTCAGCGATCCGCGTAAACCACGTTTCAACAATTCGCCAAGGTGCTCAACAACATCCGCATTTTCGCCAAGCTGCATTTTCAGCCGCTCTGGCTCGATACGAATCAGTACCGGAATACGGTAATCATCGTTAAATGTCTGACGCATATTCGGCGCAAAGAATGGCACTTTGCTTACGGTACCCAGGCGAATACCCCGGAATTCTACCGGAGCTCCCGGTTGCAGACCGCGTACCGAATCTTTAAAGAACATCAGATAATCAATGTGATCGGTGTACAACGAATCCTGAATGCTCTTCTGATCATCATACAAAACGAAAGCTGTTTTCGGTGCCACTGGCTGCCCTAAATCCAGACCTTCCGGCACATCAAAGCTGACACCGCCACTAAGCAGCGTTGTCAATGAGCCCATCTCCACACGCATTCCCGCTGACGTCAGATCAACCGCAATGCCACTATCTTTCCAGAAACGAACATTGCTGGTCACCAGTCGGTCATAAGGTGCATTGATGAACAGTTGATAACTGATATTGCGTTTTTGCGTATCGAAAGTGCTGGTTTCAACCGAACCTACCCGATAGCCACGGAACAGCACCGGATCTCCTGGCGAGAGCTGCCCGGCTTTTTTGCTATCGAGAAGCACACGGATACCTTTCGCATCAGGTGGGGCCAACGGTGGCGAGTCCAGCAAATCGTATTTATCCATTTTGCTGCCTTTCGCGCCTGGCTGCAGTTCGATATAAACCCCAGACAGCAGTGTTCCCAGGCCGCTAATCCCTTCTCGACCAATCTGCGGTTTCACCACCCAAAAGACGGTATCTTTATGCAGCAACTTTTCCATACCGGAATTCAGCCGCGCTTTGATTTCAACGTGCGTCAAATCATCAGCCAGTGTGGCGCTTTCAACCACGCCGACGTCAACGCTACGGCTTTTAATGGTGGTTTTGCCACCTTCAATTCCTTCCGCATTCGCGGTGATCAGGGTCACTTCCGGTCCCTGATGGCTGTAATGATAAAAAAGAACCCAGGCCCCAATGAGCGCCGTGACGATAGGAAATATCCACACGGGAGACCAGTTCTTCACTTTCTGGATTTTGGCTTCCCCATTATTAGATTCCATACTGTCAGGACTCCTCATGCTCTGA
It encodes the following:
- the matP gene encoding macrodomain Ter protein MatP translates to MKYQQLENLESGWKWKYLVKKHREGELITRYIEASAAQEAVDELLSLENEPVLVNGWIDKHMNPELVNRMKQTIRARRKRHFNAEHQHTRKKSIDLEFIVWQRLAGLAQRRGKTLSETIVQLIEDAENKEKYANKMSSLKQDLQALLGKE
- the pqiB gene encoding intermembrane transport protein PqiB, producing the protein MESNNGEAKIQKVKNWSPVWIFPIVTALIGAWVLFYHYSHQGPEVTLITANAEGIEGGKTTIKSRSVDVGVVESATLADDLTHVEIKARLNSGMEKLLHKDTVFWVVKPQIGREGISGLGTLLSGVYIELQPGAKGSKMDKYDLLDSPPLAPPDAKGIRVLLDSKKAGQLSPGDPVLFRGYRVGSVETSTFDTQKRNISYQLFINAPYDRLVTSNVRFWKDSGIAVDLTSAGMRVEMGSLTTLLSGGVSFDVPEGLDLGQPVAPKTAFVLYDDQKSIQDSLYTDHIDYLMFFKDSVRGLQPGAPVEFRGIRLGTVSKVPFFAPNMRQTFNDDYRIPVLIRIEPERLKMQLGENADVVEHLGELLKRGLRGSLKTGNLVTGALYVDLDFYPNTPAITGIREFNGYQIIPTVSGGLAQIQQRLMEALDKINKLPLNPMIEQATSTLSESQRTMKNLQTTLDSMNKILASQSMQQLPTDMQSTLRELNRSMQGFQPGSAAYNKMVADMQRLDQVLRELQPVLKTLNEKSNALVFEAKDKKDPEPKRAKQ
- the fabA gene encoding bifunctional 3-hydroxydecanoyl-ACP dehydratase/trans-2-decenoyl-ACP isomerase encodes the protein MVDKRESYTKEDLLASGRGELFGAKGPQLPAPNMLMMDRVVKMTETGGNFDKGYVEAELDINPDLWFFGCHFIGDPVMPGCLGLDAMWQLVGFYLGWLGGEGKGRALGVGEVKFTGQVLPTAKKVTYRIHFKRIVNRRLIMGLADGEVLVDGRLIYTANDLKVGLFQDTSAF
- the rmf gene encoding ribosome modulation factor: MKRQKRDRLERAHQRGYQAGIAGRSKEMCPYQTLNQRSQWLGGWREAMADRVVMA
- the ycbZ gene encoding AAA family ATPase, coding for MTITKLAWRDLVPDTDSYQEIFAQPHLIDENDPLFSDTQPRLQFALEQLLHTRASSSFMLAKAPEESEYLNLIADAARTLQSDAGQLVGGHYEVSGHTIRLRHAVSADDNFATLTQVVAADWVEAEQLFGCLRQFNGDITLQPGLVHQANGGILIISLRTLLAQPLLWMRLKNIVNRERFDWVAFDESRPLPVSVPSMPLKLKVILVGERESLADFQEMEPELSEQAIYSEFEDTLQIVDAESVSQWCRWVTFTARHNHLPAPGADAWPVLIREAARYTGEQETLPLSPQWILRQCQEVASLCDGDTFSGEQLNLMLQQREWREGFLAERMQDEILQEQILIETEGERIGQINALSVIEFPGHPRAFGEPSRISCVVHIGDGEFTDIERKAELGGNIHAKGMMIMQAFLMSELQLEQQIPFSASLTFEQSYSEVDGDSASMAELCALISALADVPVNQSIAITGSVDQFGRAQPVGGLNEKIEGFFAICQQRELTGKQGVIIPTANVRHLSLHSELVKAVEEDKFTIWAVDDVTDALPLLLNLVWDGEGQTTLMQTIQERIAQASQQEGRHRFPWPLRWLNWFIPN
- the pqiC gene encoding membrane integrity-associated transporter subunit PqiC produces the protein MKKWLVTIAALWLAGCSSGEINKNYYQLPVVQSGTQSTASQGNRLLWVEQVAVPDYLAGNGVVYQTSDVKYVIANNNLWASPLDQQLRNTLVANLSTQLPGWVVASQPLGSAQDTLNVTVTEFNGRYDGKVIVSGEWLLNHQGQLIKRPFRLEGVQTQDGYDEMVKVLASVWSQEAASIAQEIKRLP
- the ompA gene encoding porin OmpA, whose translation is MKKTAIAIAVALAGFATVAQAAPKDNTWYTGAKLGWSQYHDTGFINNNGPTHENQLGAGAFGGYQVNPYVGFEMGYDWLGRMPYKGSVENGAYKAQGVQLTAKLGYPITDDLDVYTRLGGMVWRADTKSNVYGKNHDTGVSPVFAGGVEYAITPEIATRLEYQWTNNIGDAHTIGTRPDNGMLSLGVSYRFGQGEAAPVVAPAPAPAPEVQTKHFTLKSDVLFTFNKATLKPEGQAALDQLYSQLSNLDPKDGSVVVLGYTDRIGSDAYNQALSERRAQSVVDYLISKGIPADKISARGMGESNPVTGNTCDNVKQRAALIDCLAPDRRVEIEVKGIKDVVTQPQA